A stretch of DNA from Saccharospirillum mangrovi:
AGAAACAAGCGCATCCGCTCGCGGTAATAATCCGAAGAAAATGAAAACTGAAACATGATCAATAAATTGTCGATGCAGAAAGCAAGCATGCGTACATCGGTATCCTGCGGAATTTCCTGACGTGCTTTGGCGCTTTCAATCGCCGCCAATAAAAAATTCAGCACATCGGCTTCAAACTGATTGGACAGTTTGTTTGCCACTCCCGCCATCGACTGGGTGGTGATGTTATGAAAAATCTGACTCAGCCCCCGGTACTCCTGTGTTTTAACCATGACCTGGCGAAACAACTCGCGGATCACCTGATCAAAGGATTGCTGAACATCAATGGCGTTTAACGTATCCGTCAGCACGGTAAATTGCTGACTGACGATGGTCAGGAACAAAGCTTCCTTGGACGTGAAATAGCTGTACATGGCACCAATGCTGATACCGGCTTCGTCGGCAATAACATTGATGTTGGTTCCTGCAAAACCTTTCTCGGCGAACTCCCGAACCGCCACATCCAATACCCGCTTGCGCCGCTGTTCTGAGGTTTTGGCAAAGGCCTCTTTGTAAAAAATCACGGGTTCCGTCATGTTCGCTCCCTTGGTCAGTCCATTAACTGGCGCGTTATTTTAACGGTCTATTTAAATGAACTATTTCAATAACAATGCAGGATTGTTGGCGGCCACCACTTGGAAGGCGTCGTTTGCCACATCCAGGGTGAACTGAATGTCGTCGTCCGTGATTGCACAATTCATAAAAAGGTTGTGATGGTTGGCAAAAAAGACGCCGCGTTTCACGCACTCGGCAACCCATTGCTGGTGCAACATCAGGTTGTCGTCATTGGTAATGCGCATGTACCACATCGATGGCTCGCCGCTGATGCGCAAGTCGAAACCGTGTTGCCGGCCAACCTCGTGCAAGCCTGTAGTCAGTTTCCGACCCATCGACAACACTTGTTGATCGCCTTCAATGGCGCGCAGTTTGTTGATGGTGGCAATCCCCGCCGCAAAGGGTTGCGACGCCAGCCAGTAACTGCCGGTGTAAAAGACGCTGGAAACGGCATCTTTCATCGCATCGGTACCGCACAGCGCTGAAAAGTTATAGCCGTTGCCGATGGCTTTGCAGAAACAGATCAGGTCCGCTTCAAAGCCGTAATAATGATCGGAGCCTTTCAGGTCGAGCCGGAAACCACAACGTACGTCATCGATGGCTAAAACAATGCCGTTTTCGGTGCACAGTTTTCGCACTTCCTGCCAGTAATTTTCGGCCGGCAATGCGTTGTCTTCGAACGCCGGATGCCAATACGGAGTGGAAATAAAGCAGGCGATTTCACCTTTGTTATCGGCAATGGTCTGCTTCAGTTGTTCGAGGTTATTCCATTCAACGTAGAGATTATTGGTAACGTCTTCCTCGACTACGCCCGGATATCCAGCCTTCTGTGTCCAGGGTGCCACACCGTGGTAATTGCCTTTAACCATGATGGTTTTTTTACGGCCAGTCGCCGCCTTGGCGGTCATCAACGCCAGGCTGGTAACGTCGCCTCCGTTCTTGGCAAAGAACGCCCAATCGGCCGAAGCCACGGTATCAACCAACAGCTCCGCCATATCAATCATGGTGGTGAACGGCACCGATGCGCAGTCACCTTTGCGCATCTGCTCCATGACGGCGCGGTCTACGTCGGCATCGGCGTAGCCCAAAATATTCGGGCCGTAAGCACACATGTAATCAATAAAGCGATTGCCATCGAGATCCCAGAAATAGGTGCCTTCTGATCTGGCGGCGAATTTGGGAAAGGCATCGACTGGAATCGCACAGCCGGCCACCGGACCCAAATGGCCGTGAATGCCGGTCGGGATCACTTTCAGAGCGCGTTCGAATTCACTGGCAGATTGTTTAAACATCGTCATCGCGGCGCCCCTTAATTCAGGTACTGATTTACTTTGAACAAAAATTTATCGAAGTTATCCAGCAGCGGAATGTAGCCGGCCAATTGCA
This window harbors:
- a CDS encoding aminotransferase class III-fold pyridoxal phosphate-dependent enzyme codes for the protein MTMFKQSASEFERALKVIPTGIHGHLGPVAGCAIPVDAFPKFAARSEGTYFWDLDGNRFIDYMCAYGPNILGYADADVDRAVMEQMRKGDCASVPFTTMIDMAELLVDTVASADWAFFAKNGGDVTSLALMTAKAATGRKKTIMVKGNYHGVAPWTQKAGYPGVVEEDVTNNLYVEWNNLEQLKQTIADNKGEIACFISTPYWHPAFEDNALPAENYWQEVRKLCTENGIVLAIDDVRCGFRLDLKGSDHYYGFEADLICFCKAIGNGYNFSALCGTDAMKDAVSSVFYTGSYWLASQPFAAGIATINKLRAIEGDQQVLSMGRKLTTGLHEVGRQHGFDLRISGEPSMWYMRITNDDNLMLHQQWVAECVKRGVFFANHHNLFMNCAITDDDIQFTLDVANDAFQVVAANNPALLLK
- a CDS encoding TetR/AcrR family transcriptional regulator; the encoded protein is MTEPVIFYKEAFAKTSEQRRKRVLDVAVREFAEKGFAGTNINVIADEAGISIGAMYSYFTSKEALFLTIVSQQFTVLTDTLNAIDVQQSFDQVIRELFRQVMVKTQEYRGLSQIFHNITTQSMAGVANKLSNQFEADVLNFLLAAIESAKARQEIPQDTDVRMLAFCIDNLLIMFQFSFSSDYYRERMRLFLGDERVADGEQLVDDIMRFIHQQTQ